The Impatiens glandulifera chromosome 8, dImpGla2.1, whole genome shotgun sequence genome includes a window with the following:
- the LOC124912883 gene encoding receptor-like protein kinase, whose protein sequence is MKLFAPKLYCLSLFFCWLLSPSFNPPVYGLTSDGETLLSLSTHWIFTPPSLKTSWNASDSTPCSSWLGVQCDRHNRHVTALSLSNYQISGQLGPELANLTRLESIDLSYNSFSGSIPSNLDNCTLLQELDLSNNYFSGSIPVTLGKLQTLNFLALQFNSLTGSIPVGLFRIPQLDVLYLNSNQLQGSIPVTVGNATMLSSFWVSNNNLSGKIPLSIGNCSNLEELYLSNNQLIDGLPETINRLLEKLLYLDVSHNNLDGNIPIGDGSSSCNKIVTLGLSFNRFVGNLPSSLGNCSNLVQLGAAYCRFTGHIPSSLGLLTKLTTLYLSGNSFHGEIPTDLSNCRSLVNLSLLENQLQGEIPSGFGNLQNLRNFFLYSNRLTGQLPTNFWKIPSLENVLVYNNYLSGELPSEMSELKQLRNVSLFNNGFSGVIPYELGVNSNLTQLDFTNNSFTGEIPPNICLNKQLKRLNMGFNFLQGSIPPDVGLCSSLTRLILKENNLSGVVPFFVENKNLLYMNLGGNSLSGMIPSSLGNLSGITEIDFSMNKLTGVVSSELFGNMVNLERLNLSYNWLEGLLPSDQLSNCTELFDLDLSYNLFNGSIPSFAFRSLKKLSTLNLNGNKLVGGLPAFLLFEIDSLLNLQLGGNMLGGSFPSYEMEATQHHLKTLNVSWSGMTGEIKELGRLSELEELDISHNSLTGTLSYIGGTGPKLVKLNVSYNHFSGQIPETLLKVPNSFPYSFVGNSGLCLICLLPTINNSSCHENPILKSCSQKTPSSSTTKIVLTAIGSSVVLIIILVGCFMCFFQRKRKNRDDSNLVDEEEGASSELNRIMLATENLDDKYLIGKGAHGKVYKVSLPSPDHVKQEGLVHYAAKKLVFSGSIRKSMVREIETVGRVRHRNLVKLENFWLRKEYGLILYQYMENGSLHDVLHEISPPRNLEWNERYRIAIGVANGLSYLHHDCDPPIVHRDIKPMNILLDLDMEPHISDFGLAKLLLLDHDQSTAPIQSNAVLGTIGYIAPENAFSINNFSTKSDVYSFGVVLLELITRKKVLDPYFSEKSGSTSGDIVGWVRSVWSSTTQEEVEQVAMRIVDSSMMMLINHELLDKIIEVLVLALRCTEKEPKQRPTMREVVKMLQHAKY, encoded by the exons ATGAAACTATTTGCTCCTAAGCTCTATTGTCTCTCTCTGTTCTTCTGCTGGTTGTTATCGCCTTCATTCAATCCGCCCGTCTATGGCCTGACTTCTGATGGAGAAACATTATTATCCCTCTCAACTCACTGGATCTTCACTCCTCCGTCTCTCAAAACCAGTTGGAATGCTTCAGATTCAACCCCCTGTTCTTCCTGGCTAGGTGTTCAATGTGACCGCCACAACCGCCATGTCACTGCTTTAAGCCTCTCAAACTATCAAATATCCGGCCAATTGGGTCCCGAATTAGCCAACTTAACTCGTCTCGAATCGATTGATCTTAGCTACAATTCCTTCTCCGGCTCCATTCCCTCCAATTTGGACAATTGCACTCTTCTTCAAGAACTTGATCTCTCCAACAACTACTTTTCCGGCTCTATCCCAGTTACTCTTGGGAAATTGCAAACTTTAAACTTCCTGGCCCTGCAATTCAACTCCCTAACAGGCTCGATTCCAGTGGGTCTGTTTCGAATTCCACAATTAGATGTTCTTTATCTGAATTCCAACCAACTTCAAGGTTCAATCCCGGTAACAGTTGGGAATGCTACCATGTTGTCTTCATTTTGGGTAAGTAACAATAATTTATCTGGAAAAATTCCATTATCTATAGGAAATTGCAGCAATCTTGAAGAACTGTATTTGAGTAATAACCAATTGATTGATGGGTTGCCGGAGACCATAAACAGACTACTCGAAAAACTTCTTTATTTAGATGTTAGTCATAATAATCTAGACGGTAACATTCCCATTGGAGATGGTTCTTCCTCTTGTAACAAAATCGTCACTTTAGGACTGTCTTTCAACCGTTTCGTCGGTAATCTTCCATCTTCTTTGGGTAATTGTAGTAATTTAGTTCAGTTGGGGGCTGCCTATTGTCGTTTTACTGGTCATATCCCTTCCTCTCTCGGCTTACTTACTAAGTTAACGACTCTTTACCTCTCTGGAAACAGTTTTCATGGCGAAATTCCTACCGATCTTAGCAACTGCAGATCCCTGGTGAACCTAAGTCTGTTGGAGAATCAACTTCAGGGGGAAATTCCTAGTGGATTCGGAAACCTGCAAAATTTACGCAATTTCTTCTTATATTCAAATAGATTAACAGGTCAATTACCCACAAACTTCTGGAAGATTCCCAGCCTTGAAAATGTTCTAGTTTACAACAATTACCTTTCAGGTGAGCTGCCTTCTGAGATGTCTGAATTGAAGCAATTGAGAAACGTTTCTTTGTTTAATAACGGGTTTTCTGGTGTCATACCTTACGAATTAGGAGTAAACTCCAATTTGACGCAGCTCGACTTTACTAATAACTCATTCACAGGTGAAATTCCTCcaaatatttgtttgaacaAGCAGTTGAAGAGGTTGAATATGGGTTTTAACTTTCTTCAAGGCAGCATACCTCCAGATGTAGGACTCTGTTCTAGCCTGACCAGACTTATACTCAAAGAAAACAACCTTTCTGGAGTTGTTCCGTTTTTCGTGGAAAACAAAAACCTTTTATACATGAATCTTGGTGGTAATAGCTTGTCGGGCATGATTCCTTCCAGCTTGGGGAACTTATCTGGCATTACAGAGATTGATTTTTCAATGAACAAGTTGACGGGTGTTGTGTCATCTGAATTATTTGGAAACATGGTTAATCTTGAAAGATTGAATCTTTCTTACAATTGGTTGGAAGGTTTGTTGCCATCTGATCAACTGTCAAACTGTACTGAATTGTTTGACCTTGATTTGAGTTACAATCTTTTCAATGGCTCTATACCCTCTTTTGCTTTTAGAAGCTTGAAGAAGTTGTCGACACTGAATCTCAATGGTAACAAACTAGTTGGAGGTCTTCCTgcttttttgttatttgaaattgattccCTTTTAAATCTGCAGTTGGGCGGGAATATGTTGGGTGGGAGCTTTCCTTCGTACGAAATGGAAGCAACACAacatcatttgaaaacactaAATGTTAGCTGGAGTGGTATGACAGGTGAGATTAAGGAACTAGGAAGATTGAGTGAATTGGAGGAGTTGGACATATCTCACAACAGTTTGACAGGAACTTTGTCTTACATTGGTGGAACCGGGCCCAAGTTAGTTAAACTGAATGTTTCTTACAACCATTTCAGTGGCCAGATACCCGAAACATTGTTGAAGGTTCCCAATTCATTCCCTTATTCTTTTGTTGGGAATTCAGGTCTTTGTTTGATATGTCTTCTTCCTACAATCAACAACTCAAGTTGCCATGAAAATCCCATATTAAAGTCTTGCAGCCAGAAAACACCTTCTTCTTCTACTACTAAAATTGTTTTGACAGCTATTGGATCGTCAGTTGTTCTCATCATCATCCTTGTAGGATGTTTCATGTGTTTCTTtcagaggaagaggaagaaccgaGATGATAGTAACTTGGTAGATGAAGAAGAGGGTGCATCCTCTGAACTGAATAGAATAATGTTAGCTACTGAGAATCTGGATGATAAATACTTGATTGGAAAAGGCGCCCATGGAAAGGTATATAAAGTTTCCCTCCCAAGTCCAGATCATGTTAAACAAGAGGGTTTGGTGCATTATGCTGCAAAGAAGCTGGTTTTTTCAGGATCAATAAGAAAAAGTATGGTGAGGGAGATCGAGACAGTTGGGAGGGTTAGGCATAGAAACCTCGTGAAGTTGGAAAATTTCTGGTTGAGAAAGGAATACGGTTTGATCTTATACCAATATATGGAAAACGGAAGCCTTCATGATGTGCTCCATGAGATAAGTCCACCTCGGAACTTGGAGTGGAATGAACGTTATAGAATTGCAATTGGAGTAGCTAATGGATTGTCGTATCTTCACCACGATTGTGATCCTCCGATAGTGCATAGGGATATCAAACCAATGAATATATTGTTGGATTTGGACATGGAGCCTCATATATCTGATTTTGGCTTAGCcaagcttcttcttcttgatcatGATCAATCCACAGCCCCAATTCAATCCAATGCAGTTCTAGGCACAATTGGCTATATAGCACCAG AAAATGCATTTAGCATCAACAACTTTAGCACAAAATCAGATGTGTATAGTTTTGGAGTGGTCTTATTGGAGTTGATAACAAGAAAGAAGGTATTAGATCCTTATTTCTCCGAGAAGTCAGGATCTACATCAGGGGACATAGTAGGTTGGGTGAGATCTGTATGGAGCAGCACTACTCAAGAAGAAGTAGAACAAGTAGCAATGAGGATAGTGGATTCAAGTATGATGATGCTGATCAATCATGAATTGttggataaaataattgaagtaCTTGTGTTAGCTTTGAGATGTACAGAGAAGGAACCAAAACAAAGACCCACAATGAGAGAAGTAGTGAAGATGCTCCAGCATGCCAAATACTGA
- the LOC124912650 gene encoding receptor-like protein kinase isoform X2: protein MPPHCLHFGFRGEIPTDLSNCRSLVNLSLLENQLQGEIPSGFGNLQNLRNFFLYSNGLTGQLPTNFWKIPSLENVLVYNNYLSGELPSEMSELKQLRNVSLFNNRFSGVIPYELGVNSNLTQLDFTNNSFTGEIPPNLCLNKQLRKLNMGFNFLQGSIPSDVGLCSSLTRLILKENNLSGVVPFFVENKNLLYMNLGGNSLSGMIPSSLGNLSGITEIDFSMNKLSGVVSSELFGNMVNLERLNLSYNRLEGLLPSDQLSNCTELFDLDLSYNLFNGSIPSFAFRSLKKLSTLNLNGNKLVGGLPAFLLFEIDSLLNLQLGGNMLGGSFPSFEMEATQHHLKRLNVSWNGMTGEIKELGRLSELEELDISHNNLTGTLSYIGGTGPKFVKLNVSYNHFSGQIPETLLKVANSFPYSFVGNSGLCLICLLPTINNSSCHENPILKSCSRKTPSSSTTKIVLIAIGSSVVLIIILVGCFMCFFQRKRKNRDDSNLVDEEEGASSELNRIMLATENLDDKYLIGKGAHGKVYKVSLPSPDHVKQEGVVHYAAKKLVFSGSVRKSMVREIETVGRVRHRNLVKLENFWLRKEYGLILYQYMENGSLHDVLHEISPPRNLEWNERYRIAFGVANGLSYLHHDCDPPIVHRDIKPMNILLDLDMEPHISDFGIAKLLLLDHDQSTAPIQSNAVLGTIGYIAPENAFSINNFSIKSDVYSFGVVLLELITRKKVLDPYFSDKSGSSSGDIVGWVRSVWSSTTQEEVEQVAMRIVDSSMMLLIKNHELLDKIIEVLVLALRCTEKEPKQRPTMREVVKMLQHAKY, encoded by the exons ATGCCACCGCATTGTCTGCATTTTGG TTTTCGTGGCGAAATTCCTACCGATCTTAGCAACTGCAGATCCCTGGTGAACCTAAGTCTGTTGGAGAATCAACTTCAGGGGGAAATTCCTAGTGGATTCGGAAACCTGCAAAATTTACGCAATTTCTTCTTATATTCAAATGGGTTAACAGGTCAATTACCCACAAACTTCTGGAAAATTCCCAGCCTTGAAAATGTTCTAGTTTACAACAATTACCTTTCAGGTGAGCTGCCTTCTGAGATGTCTGAATTGAAGCAATTGAGAAACGTTTCTTTGTTTAATAACAGGTTTTCTGGTGTCATACCTTATGAATTAGGAGTAAACTCCAATTTGACGCAGCTCGACTTTACCAATAACTCATTCACAGGTGAAATTCCTCCAAATCTTTGTTTGAACAAGCAGTTGAGGAAGCTGAATATGGGTTTTAACTTTCTTCAAGGCAGCATACCTTCGGATGTAGGACTCTGTTCTAGCCTGACCAGACTTATACTCAAAGAGAACAACCTTTCTGGAGTTGTTCCGTTTTTCGTGGAGAACAAAAACCTTTTATACATGAATCTTGGTGGTAATAGCTTGTCGGGCATGATTCCTTCCAGCTTGGGGAACTTATCTGGCATTACAGAGATTGATTTTTCAATGAACAAGCTGTCAGGTGTTGTGTCATCTGAATTATTTGGAAACATGGTTAATCTTGAAAGATTGAATCTTTCTTACAATCGGTTAGAAGGTTTGTTGCCATCTGATCAACTGTCAAACTGTACCGAATTGTTTGACCTTGATTTGAGTTACAATCTTTTCAATGGCTCTATACCCTCTTTTGCTTTTAGAAGCTTGAAGAAGTTGTCTACACTGAATCTCAATGGTAACAAACTAGTTGGAGGTCTTCCTgcttttttgttatttgaaattgattccCTTTTGAATCTGCAGTTGGGCGGGAATATGTTGGGTGGGAGCTTTCCTTCGTTCGAAATGGAAGCAACACAACATCATTTGAAAAGACTAAATGTTAGCTGGAATGGTATGACAGGTGAGATTAAGGAACTAGGAAGATTGAGTGAATTGGAGGAGTTGGACATATCTCACAACAATTTGACAGGGACTTTGTCTTACATTGGTGGAACCGGGCCCAAGTTTGTTAAACTGAATGTTTCTTACAACCATTTCAGTGGCCAGATACCTGAAACATTGTTGAAGGTTGCCAATTCATTCCCTTATTCTTTTGTTGGGAATTCAGGTCTTTGTTTGATATGTCTTCTTCCTACAATCAACAACTCAAGTTGCCATGAAAATCCCATATTAAAGTCTTGCAGCCGGAAAACACCTTCTTCTTCTACTACTAAAATTGTTTTGATAGCTATTGGATCGTCAGTTGTTCTCATCATCATCCTTGTAGGATGTTTCATGTGTTTCTTtcagaggaagaggaagaaccgaGATGATAGTAACTTGGTAGATGAAGAAGAGGGTGCATCCTCTGAACTGAATAGAATAATGTTAGCTACTGAGAATCTGGATGATAAATACTTGATTGGAAAAGGCGCCCATGGAAAGGTATATAAAGTTTCCCTCCCAAGTCCAGATCATGTTAAACAAGAGGGTGTGGTGCATTATGCTGCAAAGAAGCTGGTTTTTTCAGGATCAGTAAGAAAAAGTATGGTGAGGGAGATCGAGACAGTTGGGAGGGTGAGGCATAGAAACCTCGTGAAGTTGGAAAATTTCTGGTTGAGAAAGGAATACGGTTTGATCTTATACCAATATATGGAAAACGGAAGCCTTCATGATGTGCTCCATGAGATAAGTCCACCTCGGAACTTGGAGTGGAATGAACGTTATAGAATTGCATTTGGAGTAGCTAATGGATTGTCGTATCTTCACCACGATTGTGATCCTCCGATAGTGCATAGGGATATCAAACCAATGAATATATTGTTGGATTTGGACATGGAGCCTCATATATCTGATTTTGGCATAGCcaaacttcttcttcttgatcatGATCAATCCACAGCCCCAATTCAATCCAATGCAGTTCTAGGCACAATTGGCTATATAGCAccag AAAATGCATTTAGCATCAACAACTTTAGCATAAAATCAGATGTGTATAGTTTTGGAGTGGTCTTGTTGGAGTTGATAACAAGAAAGAAGGTATTAGATCCATATTTCTCCGACAAATCAGGATCTTCATCAGGGGACATAGTAGGTTGGGTGAGATCTGTATGGAGCAGCACTACTCAAGAAGAAGTAGAACAAGTAGCAATGAGGATAGTGGATTCAAGTATGATGCTGCTGATCAAAAATCATGAATTGttggataaaataattgaagtaCTTGTGTTAGCTTTGAGATGTACAGAGAAGGAACCAAAACAAAGACCCACAATGAGAGAAGTAGTGAAGATGCTTCAGCATGCTAAATACTGA
- the LOC124912650 gene encoding receptor-like protein kinase isoform X1 yields the protein MKPFAPKLYCIINLVSLFFCWLLSPSFNPAVYGLSSDGETLLSLSTHWIFTPPSLKTSWNASDSTPCSSWLGVQCDRHNRHVIALSLSNYQISGQLGPELANLTRLESIDLSYNSFSGSIPSNLDNCTLLQELYLSNNFFSGSIPVTLGKLQRLNTLALQFNFLTGSIPMGLFGIPQLDALYLNSNQLQGSIPVTVGNATALSAFWVSNNNLSGEIPLSIGNCSNLQELYLSNNQLIGGLPETINRLLDKLVSLDVSHNNLDGNIPIGDGSSSCNHIENLGLSFNRFVGNLPSSLGNCSNLVQLGAAYCRFTGHIPSSLGLLTKLTTLYLSGNSFRGEIPTDLSNCRSLVNLSLLENQLQGEIPSGFGNLQNLRNFFLYSNGLTGQLPTNFWKIPSLENVLVYNNYLSGELPSEMSELKQLRNVSLFNNRFSGVIPYELGVNSNLTQLDFTNNSFTGEIPPNLCLNKQLRKLNMGFNFLQGSIPSDVGLCSSLTRLILKENNLSGVVPFFVENKNLLYMNLGGNSLSGMIPSSLGNLSGITEIDFSMNKLSGVVSSELFGNMVNLERLNLSYNRLEGLLPSDQLSNCTELFDLDLSYNLFNGSIPSFAFRSLKKLSTLNLNGNKLVGGLPAFLLFEIDSLLNLQLGGNMLGGSFPSFEMEATQHHLKRLNVSWNGMTGEIKELGRLSELEELDISHNNLTGTLSYIGGTGPKFVKLNVSYNHFSGQIPETLLKVANSFPYSFVGNSGLCLICLLPTINNSSCHENPILKSCSRKTPSSSTTKIVLIAIGSSVVLIIILVGCFMCFFQRKRKNRDDSNLVDEEEGASSELNRIMLATENLDDKYLIGKGAHGKVYKVSLPSPDHVKQEGVVHYAAKKLVFSGSVRKSMVREIETVGRVRHRNLVKLENFWLRKEYGLILYQYMENGSLHDVLHEISPPRNLEWNERYRIAFGVANGLSYLHHDCDPPIVHRDIKPMNILLDLDMEPHISDFGIAKLLLLDHDQSTAPIQSNAVLGTIGYIAPENAFSINNFSIKSDVYSFGVVLLELITRKKVLDPYFSDKSGSSSGDIVGWVRSVWSSTTQEEVEQVAMRIVDSSMMLLIKNHELLDKIIEVLVLALRCTEKEPKQRPTMREVVKMLQHAKY from the exons ATGAAACCATTTGCTCCTAAGCTCTATTGTATTATTAACCTCGTCTCTCTGTTCTTCTGCTGGTTGTTATCGCCTTCATTCAACCCGGCCGTCTATGGCCTGAGTTCCGATGGAGAAACATTATTATCCCTCTCAACTCACTGGATCTTCACTCCTCCGTCTCTCAAAACCAGTTGGAATGCTTCAGATTCAACCCCATGTTCTTCCTGGCTAGGTGTTCAATGTGACCGCCACAACCGCCATGTCATTGCTTTAAGCCTCTCAAACTATCAAATCTCCGGCCAATTGGGTCCCGAATTAGCCAACTTAACTCGCCTCGAATCGATTGATCTTAGCTACAATTCCTTCTCCGGCTCCATTCCCTCCAATTTGGACAATTGCACTCTTCTTCAAGAACTTTATCTCTCCAACAACTTCTTTTCCGGCTCTATCCCGGTTACTCTTGGGAAATTGCAGAGATTAAACACCCTGGCCCTGCAATTCAACTTCCTAACAGGCTCGATTCCAATGGGTCTGTTTGGAATTCCACAATTAGATGCTCTTTATCTGAATTCCAACCAACTTCAAGGTTCAATCCCGGTAACAGTTGGGAATGCCACCGCATTGTCTGCATTTTGGGTAAGTAACAATAATTTATCTGGAGAAATTCCATTATCTATAGGAAATTGCAGCAATCTTCAAGAACTGTATTTGAGTAATAACCAATTGATTGGTGGGTTGCCGGAGACCATAAACAGACTACTAGATAAACTTGTTTCTTTAGATGTTAGTCATAATAATCTAGACGGTAACATTCCCATTGGAGATGGTTCTTCCTCTTGTAACCACATCGAAAATTTAGGACTGTCTTTCAACCGTTTTGTCGGTAATCTTCCATCATCTTTGGGTAATTGTAGTAATCTAGTTCAATTGGGGGCTGCCTATTGTCGTTTTACTGGTCATATCCCTTCCTCTCTCGGCTTACTTACTAAGTTAACGACTCTTTACCTCTCTGGAAACAGTTTTCGTGGCGAAATTCCTACCGATCTTAGCAACTGCAGATCCCTGGTGAACCTAAGTCTGTTGGAGAATCAACTTCAGGGGGAAATTCCTAGTGGATTCGGAAACCTGCAAAATTTACGCAATTTCTTCTTATATTCAAATGGGTTAACAGGTCAATTACCCACAAACTTCTGGAAAATTCCCAGCCTTGAAAATGTTCTAGTTTACAACAATTACCTTTCAGGTGAGCTGCCTTCTGAGATGTCTGAATTGAAGCAATTGAGAAACGTTTCTTTGTTTAATAACAGGTTTTCTGGTGTCATACCTTATGAATTAGGAGTAAACTCCAATTTGACGCAGCTCGACTTTACCAATAACTCATTCACAGGTGAAATTCCTCCAAATCTTTGTTTGAACAAGCAGTTGAGGAAGCTGAATATGGGTTTTAACTTTCTTCAAGGCAGCATACCTTCGGATGTAGGACTCTGTTCTAGCCTGACCAGACTTATACTCAAAGAGAACAACCTTTCTGGAGTTGTTCCGTTTTTCGTGGAGAACAAAAACCTTTTATACATGAATCTTGGTGGTAATAGCTTGTCGGGCATGATTCCTTCCAGCTTGGGGAACTTATCTGGCATTACAGAGATTGATTTTTCAATGAACAAGCTGTCAGGTGTTGTGTCATCTGAATTATTTGGAAACATGGTTAATCTTGAAAGATTGAATCTTTCTTACAATCGGTTAGAAGGTTTGTTGCCATCTGATCAACTGTCAAACTGTACCGAATTGTTTGACCTTGATTTGAGTTACAATCTTTTCAATGGCTCTATACCCTCTTTTGCTTTTAGAAGCTTGAAGAAGTTGTCTACACTGAATCTCAATGGTAACAAACTAGTTGGAGGTCTTCCTgcttttttgttatttgaaattgattccCTTTTGAATCTGCAGTTGGGCGGGAATATGTTGGGTGGGAGCTTTCCTTCGTTCGAAATGGAAGCAACACAACATCATTTGAAAAGACTAAATGTTAGCTGGAATGGTATGACAGGTGAGATTAAGGAACTAGGAAGATTGAGTGAATTGGAGGAGTTGGACATATCTCACAACAATTTGACAGGGACTTTGTCTTACATTGGTGGAACCGGGCCCAAGTTTGTTAAACTGAATGTTTCTTACAACCATTTCAGTGGCCAGATACCTGAAACATTGTTGAAGGTTGCCAATTCATTCCCTTATTCTTTTGTTGGGAATTCAGGTCTTTGTTTGATATGTCTTCTTCCTACAATCAACAACTCAAGTTGCCATGAAAATCCCATATTAAAGTCTTGCAGCCGGAAAACACCTTCTTCTTCTACTACTAAAATTGTTTTGATAGCTATTGGATCGTCAGTTGTTCTCATCATCATCCTTGTAGGATGTTTCATGTGTTTCTTtcagaggaagaggaagaaccgaGATGATAGTAACTTGGTAGATGAAGAAGAGGGTGCATCCTCTGAACTGAATAGAATAATGTTAGCTACTGAGAATCTGGATGATAAATACTTGATTGGAAAAGGCGCCCATGGAAAGGTATATAAAGTTTCCCTCCCAAGTCCAGATCATGTTAAACAAGAGGGTGTGGTGCATTATGCTGCAAAGAAGCTGGTTTTTTCAGGATCAGTAAGAAAAAGTATGGTGAGGGAGATCGAGACAGTTGGGAGGGTGAGGCATAGAAACCTCGTGAAGTTGGAAAATTTCTGGTTGAGAAAGGAATACGGTTTGATCTTATACCAATATATGGAAAACGGAAGCCTTCATGATGTGCTCCATGAGATAAGTCCACCTCGGAACTTGGAGTGGAATGAACGTTATAGAATTGCATTTGGAGTAGCTAATGGATTGTCGTATCTTCACCACGATTGTGATCCTCCGATAGTGCATAGGGATATCAAACCAATGAATATATTGTTGGATTTGGACATGGAGCCTCATATATCTGATTTTGGCATAGCcaaacttcttcttcttgatcatGATCAATCCACAGCCCCAATTCAATCCAATGCAGTTCTAGGCACAATTGGCTATATAGCAccag AAAATGCATTTAGCATCAACAACTTTAGCATAAAATCAGATGTGTATAGTTTTGGAGTGGTCTTGTTGGAGTTGATAACAAGAAAGAAGGTATTAGATCCATATTTCTCCGACAAATCAGGATCTTCATCAGGGGACATAGTAGGTTGGGTGAGATCTGTATGGAGCAGCACTACTCAAGAAGAAGTAGAACAAGTAGCAATGAGGATAGTGGATTCAAGTATGATGCTGCTGATCAAAAATCATGAATTGttggataaaataattgaagtaCTTGTGTTAGCTTTGAGATGTACAGAGAAGGAACCAAAACAAAGACCCACAATGAGAGAAGTAGTGAAGATGCTTCAGCATGCTAAATACTGA